Proteins encoded together in one Streptomyces sp. B1I3 window:
- a CDS encoding alpha/beta fold hydrolase — translation MSRLPHRADVPPVPVQELTVASADGSRLHVELHGPEDAPAVVLAHGWTCSTRFWAAQVRDLAADHRVVVYDQRGHGRSPEPGPGGYSTHALADDLEAVLRATLAPGRKAVLAGHSMGGMTLMAAAGRDAVREHGAAVLLCSTGSSRLTAESLVLPMRAGAFRTRLTRAVLGARAPLGPVTGVSKAILKYATMGRGSAPERVDACARIVHACPRRARIAWGHVLAELDLEAGVQELRLPTAVIAGTEDRLTPPVLARAIEAALPQSLGLTELTGMGHMTPIEAPEAVTAKLRELVALYVTVDNAARAVSEEEVA, via the coding sequence ATGAGCCGGCTGCCGCACCGGGCGGACGTCCCGCCGGTGCCCGTACAGGAGCTGACCGTCGCCTCGGCCGACGGCTCGCGCCTCCACGTCGAACTGCACGGGCCCGAGGACGCCCCGGCCGTGGTCCTGGCGCACGGCTGGACCTGCAGCACCCGGTTCTGGGCGGCCCAGGTGCGCGACCTGGCGGCCGACCACCGCGTCGTCGTCTACGACCAGCGGGGACACGGCCGTTCGCCGGAGCCGGGCCCCGGCGGGTACAGCACGCACGCGCTGGCCGACGATCTGGAAGCGGTGCTCAGGGCCACGCTCGCGCCGGGACGAAAAGCCGTGCTCGCCGGGCACTCCATGGGCGGCATGACGCTGATGGCGGCCGCCGGACGCGATGCCGTGCGCGAGCACGGGGCGGCCGTGCTCCTGTGCAGTACCGGCAGCTCCCGGCTGACCGCCGAGTCCCTGGTGCTGCCGATGCGGGCCGGCGCCTTCCGCACCCGGCTCACCCGTGCGGTCCTCGGGGCGCGAGCCCCGCTCGGGCCGGTCACGGGAGTCTCGAAGGCCATTCTCAAGTACGCGACCATGGGCCGTGGTTCGGCCCCGGAACGGGTCGACGCCTGTGCCAGGATCGTGCACGCGTGTCCCCGCAGGGCACGCATCGCCTGGGGACACGTGCTGGCCGAGCTCGACCTCGAGGCGGGCGTACAGGAGCTGCGGCTCCCGACGGCGGTGATCGCGGGGACGGAGGACCGGCTGACTCCCCCCGTGCTCGCGCGGGCCATCGAGGCGGCGCTCCCGCAGAGCCTCGGGCTCACGGAGCTGACCGGTATGGGACACATGACACCGATCGAGGCGCCCGAGGCGGTCACGGCGAAACTCCGGGAACTGGTGGCCCTGTACGTCACTGTGGACAATGCGGCGCGGGCCGTGAGCGAGGAGGAGGTCGCATGA
- a CDS encoding SDR family oxidoreductase, which translates to MSGRRSLDGQVVVVTGAARGVGELLARKLSARGATLALVGLEPDELKKVAERLHGESGHWFADVTDHVAMAQVAREVKERFGKIDMVVANAGVASGGPFVDSDPVAWRRVIEVNLIGGAVTARAFLPVLMESRGYFLQIASLAAITPAPMMSAYCASKSGVEAFAHSLRAEVGYRGVKVGVGYLSWTDTDMVRGADEDDVMRELRQRLPWPTNRTYPLGPAVDRIVAGIERRSAHVYAQWWLRGMQSVRGYLPMVIGSVGQREMKRFGPRLDGVSKGLVGAGGEADREARAQRN; encoded by the coding sequence ATGAGCGGCAGGCGGAGTCTCGATGGGCAGGTCGTCGTCGTCACGGGCGCGGCGCGCGGTGTGGGTGAGCTGCTCGCGCGCAAGCTCTCCGCGCGGGGTGCGACGCTCGCGCTGGTGGGCCTGGAACCGGACGAACTGAAGAAGGTCGCGGAGCGGCTGCACGGCGAGAGCGGCCACTGGTTCGCCGACGTCACCGACCATGTGGCCATGGCGCAGGTCGCCCGTGAGGTCAAGGAGCGCTTCGGGAAGATCGACATGGTCGTCGCGAACGCCGGTGTCGCCTCGGGCGGGCCCTTCGTGGACTCCGACCCGGTGGCGTGGCGGCGGGTCATCGAGGTGAACCTCATCGGTGGCGCGGTCACGGCGCGGGCCTTCCTGCCCGTACTCATGGAGAGCCGCGGCTACTTCCTCCAGATAGCGTCGCTGGCCGCGATCACCCCGGCGCCGATGATGAGCGCGTACTGCGCGTCGAAGTCGGGCGTGGAGGCGTTCGCGCACAGCCTGCGGGCGGAGGTCGGTTACCGGGGGGTGAAGGTCGGGGTCGGCTACCTGTCGTGGACCGACACCGACATGGTGCGCGGTGCCGACGAGGACGACGTCATGCGGGAGTTGCGGCAGCGGCTGCCGTGGCCGACGAACCGCACCTACCCCCTGGGACCCGCGGTGGACCGCATCGTGGCCGGGATCGAGCGACGGTCCGCGCACGTGTACGCCCAGTGGTGGCTGCGGGGAATGCAGTCGGTACGGGGATACCTGCCGATGGTGATCGGGTCCGTGGGGCAGCGTGAGATGAAGCGGTTCGGGCCGCGGCTCGACGGGGTGAGCAAGGGGCTCGTGGGGGCCGGGGGCGAGGCGGACCGGGAGGCGCGTGCGCAGCGTAACTGA
- a CDS encoding S41 family peptidase has translation MSDDVAYLRFPHLHQDLLCFAAEDDLWVSPLAPAGHRPGRAWRLTVDRTRVSHPRFSPDGSRIAYTTWRTLDPEIHLAPVDGGPARRLTYWGSTDARVCGWSPDPGDASQILAVSSHNQPFSYFSWAYSVPTDGSPGGKLPWGPVSDIAVADIDGKRRTLLLTGKPPHEPAAWKRYRGGATGRLWLHGERLLPDIGGHLDAPMFVGRRIAFLSDHEGVGNLYSCLMDGTDLRRHTDHDAFYARHASSDGLRVVYQCAGDLWLVDDLESPDAVPRKLEVRLGGPRAGRRTYQVPAASHVDSLSVDETGRASAVSVRGSLYWLTHRDGPARTLHATPGVRVRLPEMLGSSGQVAYVTDADGDDAVEIAYLPRASGDRRPRRLASGRLGRVHEMISDPEGERLAVASNDGRLLLLDTAEEGEEPVAVLDESAEPLVAGKQPVTGECEVTELIRSTNGPVRDLAFSPDGAWLTWSHPGVGRSLRQIKLARISGPDAPLIVDVTNGRFEDENPVFTGDGRYLAFLSWRGFDPVYDVHTGDLSFPLGCRPYLVPLSSATPSPFALLPDGRPAAGGLDPVDAAEGTTVTVEFEGLESRVTPFPVSASKYSALHPVSGGGLVWLRWPISGALGETFANPADMSGRPTLEHFNIAKTRKTELVAHLDWFAVSGDGTRLVVMDDGELRAAPSNEPGDSDSTVYLDLRRILHDVDPAAEWRQAYGEAGRIIRSYFWEPDMCGIDWDGVLEQYRPLVERVASPDEFADLLREVLGELGTSHAYVSPARRNEGPPHYQRAIGLLGANLVCRDGDWMVQRILPGDSSDSKARSPLAGTGIREGSVLTHVDGRPVDPVAGPYPLLTAAGGTTVELTFRPAGGECGGRSRRIAIVPLVDERPLRYQDWVAKRREVVRELSGGKCGYLHIPDMGGSGWAQFNRDLRLEVSRPALIVDVRGNAGGHISELVVEKLSRKILGWDLTRNAQAVSYASNAPRGPVVALADEATSSDGDMITAAFRLLKLGPVVGQRTWGGVVGMTGRHRLGDGTVITVPMNAAWFDTYGWSVENHGVEPDLEALRTPLDWAEGRHAVLDDAVRVALDLLTGHPASTPPTYATAPILRRPPLPPR, from the coding sequence GTGAGTGACGACGTCGCGTATCTCCGGTTCCCGCACCTCCACCAGGACCTGCTCTGCTTCGCGGCCGAGGACGACCTCTGGGTCTCCCCCCTCGCCCCGGCGGGGCACCGGCCCGGCCGGGCGTGGCGGCTGACCGTCGACCGGACCAGGGTCAGTCATCCGCGCTTCTCGCCCGACGGCAGCCGCATCGCCTACACGACCTGGCGCACGCTCGACCCCGAGATCCACCTGGCCCCCGTCGACGGAGGGCCCGCCCGCAGACTCACGTACTGGGGCTCGACCGATGCCCGGGTCTGCGGCTGGAGTCCCGATCCCGGCGACGCCTCCCAGATCCTCGCCGTGTCCTCGCACAACCAGCCGTTCTCCTATTTCTCGTGGGCCTACAGCGTTCCCACCGACGGCAGCCCGGGCGGCAAACTCCCCTGGGGCCCCGTCTCCGACATCGCCGTCGCGGACATCGACGGGAAGCGGCGCACGCTGCTGCTCACCGGCAAGCCGCCGCACGAGCCCGCGGCCTGGAAGCGGTACCGGGGCGGCGCGACCGGGCGGCTGTGGCTCCACGGCGAGCGGCTGCTGCCGGACATCGGCGGGCACCTGGACGCGCCGATGTTCGTCGGACGGCGCATCGCCTTCCTCTCGGACCACGAAGGCGTCGGCAACCTGTACTCGTGCCTGATGGACGGCACCGATCTGCGCCGCCACACCGACCACGACGCGTTCTACGCCCGGCACGCCTCCAGCGACGGGCTCCGGGTCGTCTACCAGTGCGCGGGCGACCTGTGGCTGGTCGACGACCTGGAGTCGCCGGACGCCGTGCCCCGGAAGCTGGAGGTCCGGCTCGGCGGGCCGCGGGCGGGGCGGCGTACGTACCAGGTGCCCGCCGCGAGTCACGTGGACTCGCTGTCCGTGGACGAGACGGGCCGGGCGAGCGCCGTCTCCGTACGGGGCAGTCTGTACTGGCTCACGCACCGTGACGGCCCCGCCCGGACGCTCCACGCCACCCCGGGCGTGCGCGTCCGGCTGCCCGAGATGCTCGGCAGCAGCGGTCAGGTCGCGTACGTCACCGACGCGGACGGCGACGACGCCGTCGAGATCGCCTACCTCCCGCGGGCCAGCGGGGACCGCCGGCCGCGCCGGCTGGCCTCCGGCCGGCTGGGCCGGGTGCACGAGATGATCTCGGACCCTGAGGGGGAGCGGCTCGCCGTCGCCTCGAACGACGGCCGCCTGCTGCTGCTGGACACGGCCGAGGAGGGGGAGGAGCCGGTGGCGGTCCTGGACGAGAGCGCGGAGCCGCTCGTCGCCGGGAAGCAGCCCGTCACCGGGGAGTGCGAGGTCACCGAACTCATCCGCTCCACCAACGGGCCGGTCCGCGACCTCGCGTTCTCCCCGGACGGTGCCTGGCTCACCTGGTCCCACCCGGGCGTCGGCCGGTCGCTCCGGCAGATCAAGCTGGCACGGATCAGCGGACCCGACGCCCCGCTGATAGTGGATGTGACCAACGGCCGCTTCGAGGACGAGAATCCCGTCTTCACGGGTGACGGCCGCTATCTCGCTTTCCTCTCCTGGCGCGGCTTCGACCCGGTGTACGACGTCCACACCGGTGACCTCTCCTTCCCGCTCGGCTGCCGCCCGTATCTGGTGCCGCTCTCCTCGGCCACCCCGTCACCCTTCGCCCTGCTGCCGGACGGCCGGCCCGCGGCGGGCGGACTCGACCCGGTGGACGCCGCCGAGGGCACGACGGTCACCGTGGAGTTCGAGGGGCTGGAGAGCCGGGTCACGCCCTTCCCGGTCTCCGCGTCGAAGTACTCGGCGCTGCACCCGGTCAGCGGCGGCGGACTCGTCTGGCTTCGCTGGCCGATCTCGGGCGCCCTGGGTGAGACGTTCGCCAACCCGGCGGACATGTCGGGCCGGCCCACCCTGGAGCACTTCAACATCGCCAAGACCCGGAAGACGGAACTGGTGGCCCACCTGGACTGGTTCGCGGTCAGCGGGGACGGGACGCGGCTCGTCGTCATGGACGACGGCGAACTGCGGGCCGCCCCGTCCAACGAGCCCGGCGACAGCGACTCGACGGTCTACCTCGACCTGCGCCGCATCCTGCACGACGTCGACCCGGCGGCCGAATGGCGCCAGGCGTACGGAGAGGCGGGGCGCATCATCCGGTCCTACTTCTGGGAGCCGGACATGTGCGGCATCGACTGGGACGGCGTGCTCGAACAGTACCGCCCGCTGGTCGAACGGGTCGCCTCGCCCGACGAGTTCGCCGACCTGCTGCGCGAGGTCCTGGGCGAACTGGGCACCTCGCACGCCTACGTCTCCCCCGCCCGCCGCAACGAGGGCCCGCCGCACTACCAGCGGGCGATCGGGCTGCTGGGCGCCAACCTCGTCTGCCGGGACGGCGACTGGATGGTGCAGCGGATCCTGCCCGGCGACTCCTCGGACTCCAAGGCCCGTTCGCCGCTCGCCGGTACGGGCATCCGGGAGGGCTCGGTCCTCACCCACGTCGACGGCCGGCCGGTCGACCCGGTGGCCGGCCCGTACCCGCTCCTGACGGCGGCGGGCGGCACCACGGTCGAGCTCACCTTCCGCCCCGCGGGGGGCGAGTGCGGCGGCCGTTCCCGCCGTATCGCGATCGTCCCCCTGGTCGACGAACGGCCCCTGCGCTACCAGGACTGGGTGGCCAAACGCCGGGAGGTCGTGCGGGAGCTGAGCGGCGGGAAGTGCGGATACCTGCACATCCCCGACATGGGCGGCTCGGGCTGGGCCCAGTTCAACCGCGATCTGCGGCTGGAGGTGTCCCGTCCGGCGCTGATCGTGGACGTACGGGGCAACGCGGGCGGCCACATCAGCGAGCTGGTCGTCGAGAAGCTCAGCCGCAAGATCCTCGGCTGGGACCTCACCCGCAACGCACAGGCGGTCTCGTACGCCTCCAACGCGCCCCGGGGCCCGGTCGTGGCCCTGGCCGACGAGGCGACGTCCTCCGACGGCGACATGATCACGGCAGCCTTCCGGCTGCTGAAGCTGGGACCCGTGGTGGGCCAGCGCACGTGGGGCGGCGTGGTCGGCATGACCGGCCGCCACCGGCTCGGCGACGGCACGGTGATCACGGTGCCGATGAACGCGGCCTGGTTCGACACGTACGGCTGGTCCGTCGAGAACCATGGGGTCGAACCCGACCTGGAGGCCCTGCGCACCCCCCTGGACTGGGCGGAGGGCCGCCACGCGGTACTGGACGACGCGGTCCGCGTCGCCCTGGACCTCCTCACCGGCCACCCGGCCTCGACACCCCCCACCTACGCCACGGCCCCGATCCTGCGCAGGCCCCCACTTCCCCCGAGGTGA
- a CDS encoding TetR/AcrR family transcriptional regulator, translated as MARTRLTPERESELYAAVLDLLGEVGYEALTMDAVAARTRSSKATLYRQWGSKPELVVKALRNNKPVHLADIDTGSLRGDVQAVLMRSDDCQMEKNSALLRGLSHAVHDNPDLFQALRELLVEPEMTGLAALLQRAVDRGEVRPDNPALPYVPHMMIGAFAARELVEERPVDQAFLIDYVEAVVFPALGV; from the coding sequence ATGGCACGCACCCGGCTCACGCCCGAACGCGAGAGCGAGCTGTACGCCGCTGTGCTCGACCTGCTGGGCGAGGTCGGCTACGAAGCCCTGACCATGGACGCCGTCGCCGCCCGCACCCGCTCCAGCAAGGCCACCCTCTACCGCCAGTGGGGGAGCAAGCCCGAGCTGGTCGTCAAGGCGCTCCGGAACAACAAGCCGGTCCACCTCGCCGACATCGACACCGGTTCGCTGCGCGGCGACGTCCAGGCCGTGCTCATGCGTTCCGACGACTGCCAGATGGAGAAGAACTCCGCACTGCTGCGGGGTCTGAGCCATGCCGTCCACGACAACCCCGATCTGTTCCAGGCGCTGCGCGAGCTGCTGGTCGAGCCGGAGATGACCGGCCTGGCCGCGCTGCTCCAGAGGGCCGTGGACCGGGGTGAGGTGCGTCCGGACAATCCGGCGCTGCCTTATGTACCGCACATGATGATCGGCGCTTTCGCGGCCCGTGAGCTGGTCGAGGAACGTCCCGTCGACCAGGCGTTCCTCATCGACTATGTCGAAGCCGTGGTGTTCCCCGCCCTCGGCGTCTGA
- a CDS encoding MMPL family transporter, which translates to MATFLYKLGRLAFRRRRYVALVWVALLALAGFGAASASTATSSSFSIPGTEAQKAFDLLEQRFPGGSADGATARVVFKAPEGEKVTDAGNKAEVEEIVGELKSGSDQISSVADPYKANAVSKDGSTAYISVSYKVSSMELTDGTRESLEHAGESAQSGGMTVEIGGDALQVMPETGATEIIGVAIAAVVLVITFGSLIAAGLPLLTALIGVGIGVSLITALANVLDLGSTTSTLAMMIGLAVGIDYALFIVSRYRAELAEGREREEAAGRAVGTAGSAVVFAGLTVVIALVGLAVVNIPMLSKMGFAAAGTVAIAVLIALTLVPALLGFAGKRVMGRRARKAAEAENRPEAKPNMGTRWARFVLRRPVWVLLAGVIGLGAVAVPAASLEMGLPDDGSQPKSTTQRQAYDLLSDGFGPGFNGPLLVVVDTKNSSDGKTAVEQVSQEIEGIGRVEAVTPATFNKAGDAATITVIPKDRPSSTETEQVVHSIRDAGADIRSETGAEVLVTGATAMNIDFSQKMNDALLPYLALVVGLAFLLLMVVFRSLLVPLKAALGFLLSVVAALGAVVAVFQWGWLASLFGVEQTGPIMSMMPIFMVGVVFGLAMDYEVFLVTRMREAYVHGEAPGQAIVTGFRHGARVVTAAAVIMMAVFAGFIGSSESMIKMIGFSLAIAVFFDAFVVRMAIVPAVLALLGKRAWWLPRWLDRALPNVDVEGEGLRKELTGTPADEDGRRETVHV; encoded by the coding sequence GTGGCCACATTCCTCTACAAGCTGGGACGGCTCGCCTTCCGGCGCCGCCGCTATGTCGCCCTCGTCTGGGTGGCACTGCTGGCGCTCGCCGGATTCGGTGCCGCCTCCGCGTCCACTGCCACCTCCAGTTCCTTCTCGATCCCCGGCACCGAGGCCCAGAAGGCCTTCGACCTGCTGGAACAGCGCTTCCCCGGTGGAAGCGCCGACGGTGCCACCGCCCGGGTCGTCTTCAAGGCCCCCGAGGGCGAGAAGGTGACCGACGCCGGCAACAAGGCCGAGGTCGAGGAGATCGTCGGCGAGCTGAAGTCCGGCTCGGACCAGATCTCCTCGGTCGCCGACCCGTACAAGGCGAACGCCGTCAGCAAGGACGGCTCGACGGCGTACATATCCGTCTCCTACAAGGTCAGCTCCATGGAGCTGACCGACGGGACGCGGGAGTCGCTGGAGCACGCGGGTGAGTCCGCGCAGAGCGGCGGGATGACCGTGGAGATCGGTGGTGACGCGCTCCAGGTGATGCCGGAGACCGGGGCCACCGAGATCATCGGGGTCGCCATCGCCGCAGTGGTGCTGGTCATCACCTTCGGATCGCTGATCGCCGCCGGACTGCCGCTGCTCACCGCGCTGATCGGCGTGGGGATCGGTGTCTCGCTGATCACGGCCCTGGCCAACGTGCTCGACCTGGGATCCACCACCTCCACGCTCGCGATGATGATCGGCCTGGCGGTCGGTATCGACTACGCGCTCTTCATCGTCTCCCGCTACCGCGCCGAACTGGCCGAGGGGCGGGAGCGGGAGGAAGCCGCCGGCCGGGCCGTCGGGACCGCGGGTTCCGCGGTCGTCTTCGCCGGCCTGACCGTCGTCATCGCCCTGGTCGGCCTCGCCGTCGTCAACATCCCGATGCTGTCGAAGATGGGCTTCGCCGCCGCGGGTACGGTCGCGATAGCCGTCCTCATCGCCCTCACCCTCGTCCCGGCACTGCTGGGCTTCGCGGGCAAGCGGGTCATGGGGCGCAGGGCGCGCAAGGCCGCCGAGGCGGAGAACCGGCCCGAGGCGAAGCCGAACATGGGCACCCGCTGGGCGCGGTTCGTGCTGCGCAGGCCCGTGTGGGTGCTGCTCGCCGGAGTCATCGGCCTCGGAGCCGTCGCCGTACCGGCCGCCTCGCTCGAGATGGGCCTGCCGGACGACGGCTCCCAGCCGAAGAGCACCACGCAGCGCCAGGCCTACGACCTGCTCTCCGACGGCTTCGGCCCCGGGTTCAACGGTCCGCTGCTGGTCGTCGTGGACACGAAGAACAGCTCGGACGGCAAGACCGCGGTCGAGCAGGTCTCCCAGGAGATCGAGGGCATCGGCCGCGTCGAGGCCGTCACCCCCGCCACCTTCAACAAGGCGGGCGACGCCGCGACCATCACCGTCATCCCGAAGGACAGGCCCAGCTCCACCGAGACGGAGCAGGTCGTCCACTCGATCCGTGACGCGGGCGCCGACATCAGGAGCGAGACGGGCGCCGAGGTGCTGGTCACCGGTGCCACGGCGATGAACATCGACTTCTCGCAGAAGATGAACGACGCGCTGCTGCCCTACCTGGCGCTCGTCGTCGGCCTGGCCTTCCTGCTGCTCATGGTGGTCTTCCGCTCGCTGCTGGTGCCGTTGAAGGCGGCCCTCGGCTTCCTGCTCTCGGTCGTCGCGGCCCTGGGCGCGGTCGTCGCGGTCTTCCAGTGGGGCTGGCTCGCCTCCCTCTTCGGGGTCGAGCAGACGGGACCGATCATGAGCATGATGCCGATCTTCATGGTCGGCGTGGTCTTCGGTCTCGCGATGGACTACGAGGTCTTCCTGGTCACCCGGATGCGCGAGGCGTACGTCCACGGGGAGGCGCCCGGCCAGGCCATCGTCACCGGCTTCCGCCACGGCGCCCGGGTGGTCACGGCCGCCGCGGTGATCATGATGGCGGTCTTCGCCGGCTTCATCGGCTCCAGCGAGTCGATGATCAAGATGATCGGCTTCTCACTGGCCATCGCCGTCTTCTTCGACGCCTTCGTGGTCCGCATGGCCATCGTGCCCGCGGTGCTCGCCCTGCTCGGCAAGCGTGCCTGGTGGCTGCCGCGCTGGCTGGACCGCGCACTGCCCAACGTGGACGTGGAGGGCGAGGGGCTGCGCAAGGAGCTCACCGGGACGCCGGCGGACGAGGACGGCCGGCGGGAGACGGTCCACGTCTGA
- a CDS encoding SsgA family sporulation/cell division regulator — protein sequence MSLSPHEHIRARLITDGPDPRTVPVELRCDPDDPRTVHLRLPGGVHRPIGRDLLERGLRSPVTRGDIRIWPCGRAQLIVELHSADGVAVLQFDVAPLIRFLARTQGETPARPPAAVTGT from the coding sequence ATGTCCCTCTCGCCCCACGAACACATCCGAGCCCGGCTCATCACGGACGGTCCCGACCCCCGCACGGTCCCCGTGGAACTGCGCTGCGACCCCGACGACCCGCGGACCGTCCACCTCCGCCTCCCCGGTGGAGTCCACCGGCCGATCGGCCGCGACCTCCTGGAACGAGGACTGCGCTCGCCCGTCACGCGCGGCGACATACGGATCTGGCCGTGCGGGCGGGCGCAGCTGATCGTCGAACTGCACTCGGCGGACGGTGTCGCCGTACTCCAGTTCGACGTGGCCCCGCTGATCCGCTTCCTGGCGCGTACACAGGGCGAAACCCCGGCGCGCCCGCCCGCCGCGGTCACCGGCACCTGA
- a CDS encoding energy-coupling factor ABC transporter permease translates to MHVPDGFINAPVSAVAGVVAAGAVAVSLRGARRELDERTAPLAGLVAAFIFAVQMLNFPVAAGTSGHLLGGALAAILVGPYTGVLCIAVVLLMQGILFADGGLTALGVNITVMGVVTTVVAYALFRGLTGVLPRTRRSTTAAAFVAALVSVPAAALAFTLIYAVGGTTDVPIGKVLTAMVGVHVLIGIGEAAITALTVGAVIAVRPDLVHGARGLSAPLKLRVDGQLVDAPAAPAAPAVAPGSTRKVWVSGLVAALVLAGFVSFYASASPDGLEKVAADKGIDEKVQEHGAADSPLADYGVKDISDARVSGGLAGVIGVGVTVAAGSGVFWAVRRRRTPEAPEARTTESV, encoded by the coding sequence ATGCATGTACCCGACGGATTCATCAACGCACCCGTCTCCGCCGTCGCCGGGGTCGTCGCCGCCGGCGCGGTCGCGGTCAGCCTGCGCGGAGCCCGACGGGAGCTGGACGAGCGGACGGCGCCGCTGGCGGGGCTCGTCGCCGCCTTCATCTTTGCCGTACAGATGCTGAACTTCCCGGTCGCCGCGGGCACGAGCGGCCATCTGCTCGGCGGGGCGCTGGCGGCGATCCTCGTCGGGCCCTACACCGGGGTGCTCTGCATAGCGGTCGTCCTCCTGATGCAGGGCATCCTCTTCGCCGACGGCGGCCTCACCGCGCTCGGCGTGAACATCACCGTCATGGGCGTCGTCACGACCGTCGTCGCGTACGCCCTCTTCCGCGGGCTGACGGGCGTGCTGCCCCGCACCCGGCGCTCGACGACCGCGGCGGCCTTCGTGGCCGCGCTGGTCTCCGTGCCGGCCGCCGCCCTCGCCTTCACCCTCATCTACGCCGTCGGCGGGACCACCGACGTCCCCATCGGCAAGGTGCTCACCGCGATGGTCGGCGTCCACGTCCTGATCGGTATCGGCGAGGCCGCGATCACGGCGCTGACCGTCGGCGCCGTGATCGCGGTCCGGCCCGACCTGGTCCACGGCGCCCGCGGGCTCTCGGCCCCGCTCAAGCTCCGCGTCGACGGTCAACTCGTCGACGCCCCGGCCGCCCCGGCTGCTCCCGCCGTCGCCCCGGGCTCCACCCGCAAGGTCTGGGTGTCCGGCCTGGTCGCCGCGCTCGTCCTGGCCGGCTTCGTCTCCTTCTACGCCTCCGCCAGCCCCGACGGCCTGGAGAAGGTGGCCGCCGACAAGGGCATCGACGAGAAGGTCCAGGAGCACGGCGCGGCCGACTCCCCGCTCGCCGACTACGGCGTCAAGGACATCAGCGACGCCCGTGTCTCCGGCGGCCTCGCCGGCGTGATCGGTGTCGGCGTCACCGTCGCCGCCGGCAGCGGTGTCTTCTGGGCGGTGCGCCGGCGCCGTACGCCGGAGGCTCCCGAAGCCCGCACCACCGAGTCCGTCTGA
- the cbiQ gene encoding cobalt ECF transporter T component CbiQ: MGAGHAHKLYRHGHSPVHALPPHCKLAAVLCFVVVVVSTPREAVWAFALYAVLLAVVAAAARIPAGFLLRRLVIEVPFVAFALLMPFVVPGEQTELLGVSVSVPGLWGAWNVLAKGTLGVAASVILASTTELRSLLLGLQRLRLPPLLVQIASFMIRYGDVITDELRRMSIARRSRGFEASGVRHWGVLAKTAGALFIRSYERGERVHLAMVSRGYTGTMPVIDEVTASRTQWAYAGALPLTALAVCLLGWTV; encoded by the coding sequence ATGGGCGCCGGTCACGCACACAAGCTCTACCGCCACGGGCACTCGCCGGTCCACGCCCTGCCCCCGCACTGCAAGCTCGCCGCCGTCCTCTGCTTCGTCGTGGTCGTCGTCTCGACGCCCCGCGAGGCCGTCTGGGCCTTCGCCCTGTACGCCGTGCTGCTCGCCGTCGTCGCCGCCGCGGCCCGGATCCCCGCCGGGTTCCTGCTGAGGCGGCTGGTCATCGAGGTGCCCTTCGTCGCCTTCGCGCTCCTCATGCCGTTCGTCGTGCCGGGGGAGCAGACCGAGCTGCTCGGCGTCTCCGTCAGCGTCCCCGGTCTCTGGGGCGCCTGGAACGTCCTCGCCAAGGGCACCCTCGGCGTGGCCGCGTCCGTGATCCTCGCCTCCACCACCGAGCTGCGCTCGCTGCTGCTCGGCCTCCAGCGGCTGCGGCTGCCGCCGCTGCTCGTCCAGATCGCGTCCTTCATGATCCGGTACGGGGACGTGATCACCGACGAGCTGCGCCGGATGTCGATCGCCCGCCGCTCCCGCGGTTTCGAGGCGAGCGGCGTGCGGCACTGGGGCGTCCTCGCCAAGACGGCGGGCGCCCTGTTCATCCGCTCCTACGAGCGCGGCGAACGCGTCCACCTCGCGATGGTCAGCCGCGGCTACACCGGCACCATGCCCGTGATCGACGAGGTGACCGCCTCCCGCACACAATGGGCGTACGCCGGTGCCCTCCCCCTGACCGCCCTCGCCGTGTGTCTGCTGGGATGGACCGTATGA